One Phaseolus vulgaris cultivar G19833 chromosome 4, P. vulgaris v2.0, whole genome shotgun sequence DNA window includes the following coding sequences:
- the LOC137837372 gene encoding protein NRT1/ PTR FAMILY 5.2-like has protein sequence MTMEEGRVVNQDYTQDGTVNIKGKPILRSKSGGWKACSFVVVYEVFERMAYYGISSNLILYLTTKLHQGTVTSANNVTNWVGTIWMTPILGAYVADAFLGRYWTFVIASTIYLSGMSLLTLAVSLPSLKPPHCFDKDVAKCGKASTLQLAVFYGALYTLAVGTGGTKPNISTIGADQFDDFHPKEKFHKLSFFNWWMFSIFFGTLFANSVLVYIQDNVGWTLGYALPTLGLLVSIMIFLAGTPFYRHKVPAGSTFTRMARVIVAALRKSKVPVPSNSKELYELDKEDYAKKGSYRIDSTPTLRFLDKACVKTDSNTSPWMLCTVTQVEETKQMLRMIPILVATFVPSTMMAQINTLFVKQGTTLERHIGSFKIPPASLAAFVTVSLLVCVVLYDRFFVKIMQRFTKNPRGITLLQRMGIGLVIHTLIMIIASGTESYRLKVAREHGVVESGGQVPLSIFILLPQFILMGTADAFLEVAKIEFFYDQAPEHMKSIGTSYSTTTLGIGNFISSFLLSTVSHVTQKNGHKGWILNNLNESHLDYYYAFFAVLNFLNLIFFAFVTKFYVYRVEVSDSIDVLAKELKEKTVSNVVNPKD, from the exons GGAAAGCTTGCTCCTTTGTTGTTG TGTATGAGGTATTCGAAAGGATGGCTTATTATGGAATATCATCAAATTTGATCCTGTATCTTACAACAAAGCTTCACCAGGGCACAGTAACCTCTGCAAACAATGTCACCAACTGGGTTGGCACCATTTGGATGACACCAATATTAGGTGCCTATGTTGCTGACGCTTTCCTCGGTCGCTATTGGACTTTTGTCATAGCCTCTACCATTTATCTCTCG GGTATGTCTCTGCTTACACTGGCAGTGTCCCTTCCAAGCCTGAAGCCACCTCATTGCTTTGATAAGGATGTGGCAAAATGCGGGAAAGCCTCCACACTACAGCTAGCAGTGTTCTATGGTGCACTTTACACTCTAGCAGTGGGAACTGGAGGAACCAAGCCCAACATCTCCACCATAGGAGCTGACCAGTTTGATGATTTTCACCCTAAAGAGAAATTTCATAAGCTCTCTTTCTTCAATTGGTGGATGTTCAGCATCTTCTTTGGAACCCTCTTTGCAAACAGTGTTCTAGTGTATATTCAAGATAATGTGGGCTGGACTCTTGGATATGCTCTTCCAACTCTTGGCCTTTTAGTATCAATCATGATATTCCTGGCAGGCACACCCTTCTATAGGCACAAAGTGCCTGCTGGGAGTACCTTCACAAGAATGGCTAGGGTCATTGTGGCTGCTTTGAGGAAATCGAAAGTGCCTGTCCCTAGTAACTCTAAAGAACTATATGAGCTTGACAAGGAAGACTACGCAAAAAAAGGGAGCTACAGAATTGATTCCACTCCAACACTGAG GTTCCTTGATAAGGCCTGCGTCAAAACAGATTCAAACACTAGTCCATGGATGCTTTGCACAGTTACACAAGTGGAGGAGACAAAACAAATGCTAAGGATGATTCCTATCTTGGTTGCTACATTTGTTCCTAGTACAATGATGGCTCAGATAAATACCCTTTTTGTGAAGCAAGGAACTACTCTTGAAAGACATATCGGAAGCTTCAAAATTCCCCCGGCAAGTTTGGCTGCATTCGTTACTGTGTCCTTGCTTGTGTGTGTTGTGCTCTATGATCGTTTCTTTGTGAAGATCATGCAAAGGTTTACCAAGAACCCCAGAGGCATTACCCTTCTTCAGAGGATGGGAATTGGCCTTGTAATCCATACACTGATTATGATCATTGCATCTGGAACTGAAAGCTATAGACTCAAGGTTGCAAGAGAACATGGGGTAGTTGAAAGTGGAGGACAGGTTCCTTTGAGCATATTCATTTTGCTTCCTCAGTTTATACTAATGGGAACTGCTGATGCCTTCTTAGAGGTTGCGAAAATTGAGTTTTTCTACGATCAAGCCCCAGAACATATGAAGAGCATTGGAACTTCATATTCCACGACTACCTTAGGCATTGGTAACTTCATCAGTTCCTTTCTTCTCTCAACAGTGTCACATGTCACCCAGAAAAATGGGCACAAGGGGTGGATTTTGAACAACCTGAATGAGTCTCATCTGGACTACTACTATGCATTTTTCGCAGTACTAAACTTCCTCAACCTCATTTTCTTCGCGTTTGTTACAAAGTTCTATGTATATAGGGTTGAAGTTTCAGATTCCATTGACGTGCTTGCAAAAGAACTGAAGGAAAAGACTGTGTCCAACGTTGTGAATCCCAAAGACTAG